A genomic region of Streptosporangium lutulentum contains the following coding sequences:
- a CDS encoding RDD family protein: MPQFPRLSWSALSAWMAAAVVAAFPNLKLWYERFKPEEFVQAHGVPETIYGFVGLYSSGSTLSPFVPLQVDLEVVMEITGDWAVPALVVLLGLLACLGRRDPRVTGRRVAGLLVLIAVIALLVRSYSGREIYAEMFPPFNADGFGAVAGGWAVTQLCLLVAAALVFAASREMRPVTGDEPAGSRAGMVWRRPVAALADYLIVVTVLGVIVGPVWSLIGIGTEYPMAFGFLERIDVLQSSPEPVELVILSVLFLYFWVQHALWGRTLGKRLLGIRVIAANTGGRLGAGRTALRALVFPLLAFVPEVGLLCLLAGGLWMLLDPEGRVLHDRWLGAAVVRDRVRDAQPQT, translated from the coding sequence GTGCCGCAGTTCCCCCGATTATCGTGGTCAGCGCTGTCGGCGTGGATGGCGGCCGCGGTCGTCGCCGCCTTCCCGAACTTGAAGCTGTGGTACGAACGATTCAAGCCTGAGGAGTTCGTCCAGGCCCATGGAGTGCCCGAAACGATCTATGGATTTGTGGGCCTGTACAGCAGTGGATCAACGCTGTCGCCGTTCGTCCCGCTGCAGGTCGATCTCGAAGTGGTCATGGAGATCACGGGGGACTGGGCGGTTCCGGCTCTCGTGGTTCTTCTCGGCCTCCTGGCATGTCTCGGCCGCAGAGATCCCAGGGTGACGGGCCGGAGGGTGGCGGGACTCCTCGTCCTGATCGCGGTGATCGCACTTCTCGTCCGGTCGTACAGCGGGCGGGAAATCTACGCCGAGATGTTCCCGCCGTTCAACGCCGACGGGTTCGGCGCGGTGGCCGGTGGTTGGGCTGTCACCCAGTTGTGCCTTCTGGTGGCCGCGGCGCTGGTGTTCGCCGCGTCGCGCGAGATGCGGCCCGTCACCGGGGACGAGCCGGCCGGGTCACGTGCCGGGATGGTGTGGCGTCGGCCGGTGGCGGCCCTGGCCGACTATCTGATCGTCGTTACCGTCCTGGGCGTCATCGTGGGACCGGTCTGGTCCTTGATCGGCATCGGTACCGAGTACCCGATGGCATTCGGGTTCCTGGAGCGGATTGACGTGCTCCAGAGCAGCCCGGAGCCCGTGGAACTGGTCATCTTGTCGGTGCTGTTCCTCTACTTCTGGGTGCAGCACGCCCTGTGGGGGCGGACGCTCGGAAAGCGGCTGCTGGGCATCCGGGTCATCGCAGCGAATACGGGTGGACGGCTGGGCGCGGGCAGGACCGCGCTCCGCGCGCTGGTCTTCCCCCTGCTCGCCTTTGTCCCCGAGGTCGGGCTGTTGTGTCTTTTGGCGGGTGGGCTGTGGATGCTCCTCGATCCCGAAGGCCGGGTGCTGCATGACCGCTGGCTGGGCGCCGCGGTGGTACGCGACCGGGTACGGGACGCTCAGCCGCAGACCTGA
- a CDS encoding DNA alkylation repair protein, which yields MAETTLTETTVAEVTAELAELEDPKIRAANERHGDDHGVNLGKLRALAKRLKTQQELARRLWETDDTAARLLAILICRPKAFERDELDVMVREARAPKVHDWLVNYVVKKNPHSEELRLAWSADPDPVVASAGWALTIERVAKRPEGLDLAGLLDVIEAEMKGAPDRLQWAMNHCLAQIGIERAEHCARALDIGERLEVLKDYPTSPGCTSPFAPIWITEMVRRQHDS from the coding sequence ATGGCCGAGACGACGCTGACCGAGACGACGGTGGCCGAGGTGACGGCCGAGCTGGCCGAGCTCGAAGACCCGAAGATACGCGCGGCGAACGAGAGACACGGTGACGATCACGGGGTGAACCTCGGCAAGCTGCGCGCGCTCGCGAAGCGGCTGAAGACGCAGCAGGAACTCGCGCGCCGGCTCTGGGAGACGGATGACACCGCGGCGAGACTGCTGGCGATCCTGATCTGCCGCCCGAAGGCGTTCGAGCGTGACGAGTTGGACGTCATGGTGCGCGAGGCGCGTGCGCCCAAGGTGCACGACTGGCTCGTGAACTACGTGGTGAAGAAGAACCCGCACTCCGAAGAGCTGCGCCTGGCCTGGTCCGCCGATCCGGATCCGGTGGTCGCGAGTGCCGGCTGGGCGCTGACCATCGAACGGGTGGCGAAGAGGCCCGAAGGCCTCGACCTCGCCGGACTGCTCGACGTCATCGAGGCGGAGATGAAAGGCGCCCCGGATCGCCTGCAGTGGGCGATGAACCACTGCCTGGCTCAGATCGGGATCGAGCGCGCCGAGCACTGCGCCCGCGCGCTCGACATCGGTGAGCGCCTGGAGGTGCTCAAGGACTACCCGACGTCCCCGGGCTGCACGTCTCCGTTCGCGCCCATCTGGATCACCGAGATGGTGCGCCGGCAGCACGACAGCTAG
- a CDS encoding helix-turn-helix domain-containing protein, with amino-acid sequence MVGSFGSLLRSLRQDAKLTIEELSHASGVSVRAIGNMERGVSRGPQQRTVQELAEALGLGDEQQAELVEAARAGRPRPSGPVPGTCELPYGTGDFTGRVRELDLLRRLAEQARSGEPAMVATISGTAGIGKTALAVHAARHLAEMFPDGRFYVDLRGMDSAPPAPGAVLSRLLKALGVAEQRIPGDEEEQAGFYRTLLSDRRCLIVLDNAAHEAQVRPLLPSGGPGMTIVTSRRSLAGLEGVRQIPLAQLTGDETAGLLREIVGAERTENDPDGVAELARLCGHLPLAVRIAGNRLQSRPGWTVSQLAGRLGDEGRRLEALAAGDLAVAAAFALSYRQLTGTARCSFRRLALAAAPEFGVPLAAVLTQVDVFEAEDALEELVELGLLTSPYAGRYVFHDLVRLYARAQLEQEEPIEARQAARLRMEDWLLEVATVAGRWFEPGYGAPPPEWYSLVALDSRQEAADWLQTEDTAWLEALRSVARRGEHATVVEMAESMHWFSDHWIAWGHWSEVFELSAGAAHALGDPRREAVHLNLLCWALSACEGRNEEGEATALRALELAREAGDLRLQGQALNCAGSASLEQARMEPASMERSLDYNRRAADLLLQAGDLDRYPQAMASYINVLRLAGRVEEALKHSLALVTTLRDPEYGGSPALITHCLGIALREVGTAYLTLERWEEAVDAFDQALSELQTSSIDIIVGRIQRRLGTALRHLGRIEEARQALTEGLRLLEICGETEQAAEVVMELEELDGPGAATGR; translated from the coding sequence ATGGTCGGCTCGTTCGGGTCGCTCCTGCGAAGCTTGCGGCAGGACGCGAAGTTGACGATCGAAGAGCTGTCCCACGCCTCCGGCGTGAGCGTACGGGCCATCGGGAACATGGAGCGGGGCGTCAGCCGCGGCCCGCAACAGCGCACGGTGCAGGAACTGGCCGAAGCCTTGGGGCTCGGCGACGAGCAACAGGCGGAGCTGGTCGAGGCCGCCAGGGCGGGCCGGCCGCGGCCGAGTGGCCCGGTGCCGGGCACGTGTGAGCTGCCGTACGGAACGGGTGATTTCACCGGTCGCGTGAGGGAGCTCGATCTGCTGCGCCGGCTCGCTGAGCAGGCCAGGTCCGGGGAGCCTGCGATGGTGGCCACTATCTCCGGCACTGCCGGGATCGGCAAGACGGCTCTGGCCGTGCACGCCGCCCGGCACCTGGCCGAGATGTTCCCTGACGGCCGCTTCTACGTGGACCTGCGCGGCATGGACAGCGCCCCACCGGCCCCGGGGGCGGTGCTGTCGCGGCTGCTGAAGGCATTGGGCGTGGCCGAACAGCGGATTCCGGGCGATGAGGAAGAGCAGGCCGGGTTCTATCGGACCCTGCTGAGTGACCGACGGTGCCTGATCGTGCTGGACAACGCCGCGCACGAGGCACAGGTGCGTCCCCTTCTCCCGTCCGGTGGTCCCGGGATGACGATCGTCACCAGCCGCCGTTCGCTGGCCGGGCTGGAAGGGGTGCGGCAGATCCCGCTCGCCCAGCTGACCGGTGATGAGACGGCCGGGCTACTACGGGAGATCGTGGGCGCGGAACGGACCGAGAACGACCCGGACGGCGTGGCCGAGCTGGCCCGGCTGTGCGGCCACCTGCCGCTGGCCGTACGGATCGCCGGGAACCGGCTGCAGAGCCGGCCAGGCTGGACGGTCAGCCAGCTGGCAGGCCGTTTGGGAGATGAAGGGCGCCGGTTGGAGGCCCTGGCGGCCGGGGACCTGGCAGTGGCCGCCGCGTTCGCGCTGTCCTACCGGCAATTGACCGGGACGGCGCGATGCAGCTTCCGGCGGCTGGCGCTGGCGGCCGCGCCGGAGTTCGGGGTGCCGCTGGCCGCCGTCTTGACCCAGGTGGATGTGTTCGAGGCCGAGGACGCGCTGGAGGAGCTGGTCGAGCTGGGCCTGCTGACCTCGCCGTACGCCGGGCGTTATGTCTTCCACGACCTGGTCCGGCTCTATGCGCGCGCCCAGCTGGAGCAGGAGGAGCCGATCGAGGCGCGGCAAGCGGCGCGCCTGCGGATGGAGGACTGGCTACTGGAGGTGGCCACGGTGGCGGGGCGCTGGTTCGAGCCGGGCTACGGCGCGCCGCCACCGGAGTGGTACTCCCTGGTCGCGCTCGACAGCCGGCAGGAAGCCGCCGACTGGCTGCAGACGGAGGACACGGCCTGGCTGGAGGCGCTGCGCTCAGTGGCTCGGCGTGGAGAGCACGCGACGGTGGTCGAAATGGCCGAGTCCATGCACTGGTTCTCCGACCATTGGATCGCGTGGGGGCACTGGAGCGAGGTGTTCGAGCTGTCCGCAGGTGCGGCACACGCCCTGGGCGACCCGCGGCGGGAGGCGGTGCATCTCAACCTCTTGTGCTGGGCGCTGTCCGCGTGCGAAGGCCGTAATGAGGAGGGGGAGGCGACCGCGTTGCGGGCGCTGGAGCTGGCCCGCGAGGCCGGCGATCTACGTCTGCAGGGACAGGCGCTGAATTGTGCCGGCTCGGCGAGCCTGGAGCAGGCGAGGATGGAGCCGGCGAGCATGGAGCGGTCGCTGGACTACAACCGGCGAGCCGCTGATCTTCTCCTCCAGGCAGGGGACCTGGATCGCTATCCCCAGGCGATGGCAAGCTATATCAACGTCCTGCGGCTGGCGGGCCGGGTAGAAGAAGCCTTGAAGCACAGCCTCGCACTTGTGACTACGTTGCGTGACCCCGAATACGGCGGTTCCCCGGCCCTCATCACCCACTGTCTCGGGATCGCCCTGCGCGAGGTCGGCACCGCCTACCTCACGCTCGAACGCTGGGAGGAGGCGGTCGACGCCTTCGACCAGGCGCTGTCCGAGTTGCAGACCAGTTCAATCGACATAATCGTGGGGCGCATTCAGCGCAGGCTGGGCACCGCGCTACGGCACCTGGGCCGGATCGAGGAGGCCCGCCAGGCGTTGACGGAAGGGCTACGACTGTTGGAGATATGCGGTGAAACCGAGCAAGCCGCCGAGGTGGTCATGGAACTCGAGGAGCTAGACGGACCTGGCGCGGCAACCGGGCGCTGA
- a CDS encoding Stf0 family sulfotransferase, with the protein MTTPMDVAEHVDSYFVCATPRTGSSLLLGLLETTGVAGRPQAYFREPDEPLWADRWRIPRTSDGGFDYADYMRAALDAGRTENGVFGAKLMWGTLGEVVDKLRTVYPDLAGEDVRLLNRACGRTRFVYLRRDDVLAQAVSWLRAEQTNAWYIGGNGEIGDTGGKGRPPSFDSNRIGQLIRLIDEHNTAWEEWFTSFGIQQHVVRYEELDADMIGVTQGILDFLGLDLPDGHVIVPRHKRQADELNGQWIDRYRTEPAE; encoded by the coding sequence GTGACTACGCCGATGGACGTTGCGGAACATGTCGACTCGTATTTCGTTTGCGCCACTCCTCGTACCGGCAGCTCGTTGCTCCTCGGACTGCTGGAGACCACCGGGGTCGCTGGCCGGCCTCAGGCGTATTTCCGTGAGCCCGACGAGCCGCTGTGGGCCGACCGGTGGCGGATTCCACGCACCTCTGATGGTGGTTTCGACTATGCGGACTACATGCGAGCGGCACTTGACGCAGGCCGGACCGAGAACGGCGTGTTCGGGGCGAAGCTCATGTGGGGAACCTTGGGCGAGGTGGTCGACAAGTTGAGGACGGTCTACCCGGACCTCGCCGGTGAGGACGTCAGGTTGTTGAACCGGGCATGCGGGCGCACGCGCTTCGTGTATCTACGACGCGACGATGTTCTGGCGCAGGCGGTGTCCTGGCTACGCGCTGAGCAGACCAATGCCTGGTACATCGGCGGGAACGGCGAAATCGGCGACACCGGCGGAAAGGGGCGACCGCCCAGCTTCGATTCGAACCGGATCGGTCAGCTGATCCGGCTGATCGATGAGCACAATACGGCGTGGGAGGAGTGGTTCACCTCGTTCGGCATCCAGCAGCACGTGGTGCGCTACGAGGAGCTTGACGCCGACATGATCGGTGTCACCCAGGGCATCCTCGACTTCCTCGGGCTCGACCTACCCGATGGACACGTGATCGTGCCACGGCACAAGCGCCAGGCCGACGAGCTCAACGGCCAGTGGATCGATCGCTACAGGACGGAGCCGGCAGAGTGA
- a CDS encoding SDR family oxidoreductase has translation MRFLIVGGSGFLGGELARQCSMAEHEVAATYLTRPGETAGVEWLPLDVRRRDDVDALISAFRPEVVINAAYRQTDWMITAVGAANVALAVSAAGGRLVQVSSDAVFSGAAIRYDETCLPDPITPYGAAKAAAETAVNAIAPTAVIARTSLIIGDGDSSHEALVRSLATGRAGGVLFTDDVRCPVHVVDLAAALLELAASEYHGIHHVAGADAVSRYELGLLIARRDGLDADRLPSGRRADTNVPGPMDVRLECGMTQRRLRTRLRGARRFLGDVHR, from the coding sequence ATGAGATTCCTCATCGTCGGTGGCAGCGGTTTTCTCGGCGGCGAACTCGCTCGGCAGTGTTCGATGGCCGAGCATGAGGTGGCTGCGACCTACCTGACCCGACCAGGAGAGACCGCGGGCGTCGAGTGGTTGCCGCTCGATGTGCGTCGACGAGACGACGTCGATGCGCTGATCAGCGCGTTTCGACCAGAGGTGGTCATCAACGCCGCGTATCGGCAGACAGACTGGATGATCACGGCGGTGGGAGCCGCGAACGTGGCTCTCGCCGTCTCCGCGGCAGGTGGGCGCCTGGTCCAGGTGTCCAGCGACGCGGTCTTCTCCGGCGCCGCGATTCGCTATGACGAGACGTGTCTCCCTGACCCGATCACCCCGTATGGTGCGGCCAAAGCCGCTGCCGAGACAGCGGTGAACGCGATCGCGCCAACCGCGGTGATAGCCCGGACATCCCTGATCATCGGTGACGGTGACTCCTCGCACGAGGCGCTGGTGCGTTCACTGGCCACCGGCAGGGCAGGAGGAGTGCTGTTCACCGACGACGTGCGATGTCCTGTACATGTCGTCGATCTCGCCGCGGCGCTCCTCGAACTTGCCGCATCCGAGTATCACGGCATCCACCATGTCGCCGGAGCCGACGCGGTGAGCCGATACGAGCTCGGGCTGCTCATCGCCCGACGTGACGGACTCGACGCGGACCGACTGCCTTCGGGCCGGCGAGCGGACACCAACGTGCCCGGCCCGATGGACGTGCGCCTGGAGTGCGGCATGACTCAGCGGCGGCTTCGGACCAGGCTGCGTGGTGCGCGGCGGTTTCTGGGTGACGTTCACCGATGA
- a CDS encoding DUF6300 family protein — MTDAPLEIRSVPEPSPCPRCTGKGSLSARVSYGWTNSRGIDVRGWNHVTLCAGCDADAPHAAPLITWFHVHGSVVGDNCEEFVVLLTDWAEHVRVPELDQAALEEEIDAWRCGEL, encoded by the coding sequence GTGACCGACGCCCCCCTGGAGATCCGTTCCGTCCCGGAGCCGTCCCCCTGCCCGCGCTGCACAGGAAAGGGCAGCTTGTCAGCGCGGGTCTCCTACGGGTGGACCAACTCCCGGGGCATCGACGTACGCGGCTGGAACCACGTCACGCTGTGCGCCGGCTGCGACGCCGACGCTCCGCACGCGGCCCCGCTCATCACGTGGTTCCATGTGCACGGCAGCGTCGTGGGCGACAACTGCGAGGAGTTCGTGGTGCTCCTGACCGACTGGGCCGAGCACGTGCGAGTGCCGGAGCTGGACCAGGCCGCGTTGGAGGAGGAGATCGACGCCTGGCGGTGCGGCGAGCTGTGA
- a CDS encoding ADP-ribosyltransferase domain-containing protein yields the protein MQPPEWFQAMLTQGVLLLNAALTASGDGAMATDRHTAFWRPVVEKLIEEILKAKQNADEKDRGVVFAWWGAHARSLKEVVLRLQQKYPEVEVLHIDHPNPAAQGDIFCDGNHFAAVNTALKMLGADEIDWLPGKGWNTLAAQAGGADADTADRMGAFIASTMELHKLYLERLAGVKDEGLELPAITGVFDTPLMDFREAGAPVAKLLSGLDRHMEQSYLFGEKHADGAADSLSADEIAALYLYTCESGFYRQINAILRHPDRTRIVPYLPYLRLLFSAVSRLPARKEPLWRGVSLDLRAQYPLGRTVTWWGVSSCTSSLSVAQTFLGHRGKRTLFEVLPLRAVGIRGFSAFTGEEEFILAPGTQLKVTDVKAERGGLYTVKLTELAEQHLVA from the coding sequence GTGCAGCCGCCGGAGTGGTTCCAGGCGATGCTCACGCAGGGCGTGTTGCTGTTGAACGCGGCGCTCACCGCCAGCGGCGACGGGGCGATGGCCACCGACCGGCACACCGCGTTCTGGCGACCGGTCGTCGAGAAGCTCATCGAGGAGATCCTGAAGGCCAAGCAGAACGCCGACGAGAAGGACCGGGGCGTGGTGTTCGCGTGGTGGGGAGCTCACGCCCGCAGCCTGAAAGAGGTCGTGCTCCGGCTCCAGCAGAAGTACCCCGAGGTGGAGGTCCTGCACATCGACCACCCCAACCCCGCGGCACAGGGCGACATCTTCTGCGACGGGAACCATTTCGCCGCCGTGAACACGGCACTCAAAATGCTCGGGGCCGACGAGATCGACTGGCTGCCCGGCAAGGGGTGGAACACGCTCGCGGCGCAAGCCGGCGGGGCGGACGCGGACACCGCCGACCGCATGGGGGCGTTCATCGCCTCCACGATGGAGTTGCACAAGCTCTACCTCGAACGGCTCGCCGGCGTCAAAGACGAGGGGCTGGAACTTCCGGCGATCACCGGCGTGTTCGACACCCCGCTCATGGACTTCCGCGAGGCCGGCGCCCCGGTGGCCAAGCTGCTGTCGGGTCTCGACCGGCACATGGAGCAGTCGTACCTGTTCGGCGAGAAGCACGCGGACGGCGCGGCCGACAGCCTGTCCGCCGACGAGATCGCGGCCCTCTATCTCTACACCTGCGAGTCGGGGTTCTACCGGCAGATCAACGCCATCCTGCGCCACCCGGACCGCACCCGGATCGTCCCCTACCTCCCGTATCTGCGACTCCTGTTCTCGGCCGTGTCGCGCCTGCCGGCCCGCAAGGAGCCGCTGTGGCGCGGGGTGTCGCTGGACCTGCGCGCGCAGTACCCTCTCGGCCGAACCGTGACGTGGTGGGGCGTGTCCTCGTGTACGTCGAGTCTCAGCGTGGCCCAGACGTTCCTCGGCCACCGCGGCAAGCGGACGCTCTTCGAGGTGCTCCCCCTGCGGGCCGTGGGCATCCGCGGTTTCTCCGCGTTCACCGGTGAGGAGGAGTTCATCCTCGCCCCCGGCACGCAGCTCAAGGTGACCGACGTGAAGGCCGAACGCGGTGGCCTGTACACCGTGAAGCTGACCGAACTGGCCGAGCAGCACCTGGTGGCGTGA
- a CDS encoding DUF6461 domain-containing protein, protein MITTPDDYAWLSGGCFTYVRGLAPEQVVTRLGARAEDFTPMTFDEMCAAPSGPRGSGVFLGVTTVGDWAFIVETRSRLGITEEVVMPLSAGTRLVSHQFLDIKALDYFFWIEDGELRFCFIAQEGYLEEVPDELAETMNLIDSVYSPLTDPHEGPMFLLAERLTGITLTRQLIKKSTYLCGVVPEPLSTDIPWPW, encoded by the coding sequence GTGATCACGACCCCTGATGACTACGCCTGGCTCTCCGGTGGCTGCTTCACCTACGTCCGTGGCCTGGCTCCCGAGCAAGTGGTGACCCGGCTCGGCGCTCGGGCGGAGGACTTCACGCCCATGACGTTCGACGAAATGTGCGCAGCCCCCTCCGGTCCGCGCGGATCCGGCGTGTTTCTCGGCGTCACGACCGTCGGGGACTGGGCGTTCATCGTCGAGACCAGAAGCCGGCTCGGTATCACCGAAGAAGTCGTCATGCCGCTGTCGGCGGGCACCCGCCTCGTCTCCCACCAATTCCTCGACATCAAGGCCCTCGACTACTTCTTCTGGATCGAGGACGGAGAGCTCCGGTTCTGCTTCATCGCCCAGGAGGGCTACCTGGAGGAGGTGCCGGACGAACTCGCGGAGACCATGAACCTGATCGACTCCGTCTACTCTCCACTCACCGACCCCCACGAGGGGCCGATGTTCCTCCTGGCCGAGCGCCTCACCGGGATCACCCTGACGCGACAGCTGATAAAGAAGTCCACCTACCTGTGCGGAGTCGTTCCCGAACCCCTGTCCACAGACATCCCCTGGCCGTGGTGA
- a CDS encoding IS3 family transposase, translating to MAAFISSQKTEHDVPHAVTCRALGVSQSWYYKWRDRAPTARQQRRKDLDAEIAAKFTASGGTYGSPRITRDLHEQGWRISENTVAQRMAELGLAGRAPRRRRSLTRQGKRPAAPDLVRRSFTAVAPDVLWCGDVTEIVTDEGKLYLATVEDLFSRRLLGYAMSEHHDAALTIASLQMAAVTRGGNVDGVIFHTDRGSEYTAARFQAACRHWGVVQSMGRVGCALDNAAAESFNSTLKVEYVHRHRFRARAEARLKIATWIADFYNARRRHSAADGLPPIVYEQQIMTARIAARARLQEASAA from the coding sequence GTGGCGGCCTTCATCAGCTCCCAGAAGACCGAGCACGACGTCCCCCACGCGGTGACCTGCCGGGCCTTGGGTGTCTCGCAGTCTTGGTACTACAAGTGGCGCGACCGGGCGCCAACGGCCCGCCAGCAGCGCCGCAAGGATCTCGACGCGGAGATTGCGGCGAAGTTCACCGCCTCGGGCGGCACCTACGGCAGCCCACGCATCACCCGTGACCTACACGAACAGGGATGGCGGATATCGGAGAACACCGTCGCGCAGCGCATGGCCGAGCTTGGCTTAGCCGGCAGAGCACCAAGGAGACGCCGATCGCTGACCCGGCAGGGCAAACGGCCTGCCGCCCCTGACCTGGTGCGGCGCTCGTTCACTGCGGTCGCGCCGGACGTGCTGTGGTGCGGCGATGTGACCGAGATCGTCACCGACGAGGGCAAGCTGTATCTGGCCACGGTCGAGGATCTGTTCTCCCGCCGGTTGCTGGGGTATGCGATGTCGGAGCATCACGATGCGGCGCTGACCATTGCCTCCCTGCAGATGGCCGCTGTCACCCGCGGCGGGAACGTCGACGGGGTGATCTTCCACACCGATCGCGGCAGCGAGTACACCGCTGCCCGCTTCCAAGCAGCCTGCCGGCATTGGGGCGTGGTCCAGTCGATGGGCCGGGTCGGCTGTGCACTGGACAACGCCGCCGCCGAGTCGTTCAACTCCACCCTCAAGGTCGAATACGTGCACCGACACCGCTTCCGCGCCCGGGCCGAAGCCCGGCTGAAGATCGCGACCTGGATCGCTGACTTCTACAACGCTCGCCGACGACACAGCGCCGCTGACGGGCTACCACCGATCGTCTACGAGCAGCAGATCATGACCGCTCGAATAGCCGCCAGAGCGAGGCTTCAGGAGGCCAGCGCCGCATAA
- a CDS encoding macro domain-containing protein gives MTVEHMKPPLKVVLVDINAKVVQEWRAAFADVPEVEIYKGSILTRHVDAWVNPTNSRGRMDGGVDAAIKRHLGAGIQLRVQRAIRDQFGGSLPVGSAVCVPSGATNPKFLISTPTMVQSVQNVSETLNVALACAAAFQAIHMQNEKEPGSVGSVALVGMGVATGRVPPRVCANLMWTGYTLFNDYYFRDYEDLQKTVREQLDDIDSRPEEERVRITPPAGRSRG, from the coding sequence ATGACTGTCGAACACATGAAGCCGCCGCTCAAGGTGGTGCTGGTGGACATCAACGCGAAAGTGGTGCAGGAGTGGCGAGCGGCGTTCGCCGACGTCCCCGAGGTCGAGATCTACAAGGGGTCGATCCTCACCCGGCACGTCGACGCCTGGGTCAACCCGACCAACTCCCGCGGACGGATGGACGGTGGGGTCGACGCGGCCATCAAGCGTCACCTCGGGGCGGGGATCCAGTTGCGCGTCCAGCGGGCGATCCGCGATCAGTTCGGAGGGTCGCTGCCGGTGGGAAGTGCCGTGTGCGTGCCGTCGGGGGCGACCAACCCGAAGTTCCTGATCTCGACGCCGACGATGGTGCAGTCGGTGCAGAACGTGAGTGAGACGCTGAACGTGGCGCTGGCGTGCGCCGCCGCGTTTCAGGCCATTCACATGCAGAACGAGAAGGAGCCGGGCAGCGTCGGGTCGGTGGCGCTGGTCGGCATGGGCGTGGCGACGGGCCGGGTGCCGCCGAGGGTGTGCGCCAACCTGATGTGGACCGGCTACACCCTGTTCAACGACTACTACTTCCGGGACTACGAGGACCTGCAGAAGACGGTCCGCGAGCAACTCGACGACATCGACAGCCGCCCTGAGGAGGAGCGGGTGCGAATCACGCCGCCCGCCGGCCGGTCTCGTGGTTGA
- a CDS encoding WD40 repeat domain-containing protein, giving the protein MGRSLPRRKVLLMAGLGVLGVTAVGVPVAIALTRTPTLTGHTATVGSVAFSPDGTTLATGSQNGEVWLWDVDSGETIAAFTDYDGTVVSVAFSPDGRTLAACGESDGAVRLWDVASRETIAAFTGRTDLVWSMAFSPDGTTLATGGNARTAQLWDVAGRTATATLTGLTGTVLSVAFSPDGATVAVGSSDHAEGTVRLWDVAGRTTTATAIPTGTGTVDSVAFSPDGTTLATGGREENSSPSRGVVRLWDVAGRTATATLAGHAGAVMSVAFSPDGTTLATGSLDRTARLWNVDSGTTVATFTGHAGAVMSVAFSPDGTTLATGSKDDTAKLWRIP; this is encoded by the coding sequence ATGGGTCGCTCTCTGCCGCGGCGCAAGGTCCTGCTCATGGCCGGGCTCGGGGTCCTCGGCGTGACCGCCGTCGGGGTGCCGGTCGCGATCGCCCTTACCCGCACTCCCACCCTCACCGGCCACACGGCCACTGTCGGCTCGGTAGCTTTCAGCCCGGACGGAACGACCCTCGCCACCGGCAGCCAGAACGGCGAGGTGTGGTTGTGGGACGTGGACAGCGGCGAAACCATCGCCGCCTTCACCGACTACGACGGCACTGTCGTGTCGGTGGCCTTCAGCCCGGACGGGAGAACCCTCGCCGCCTGCGGTGAGAGCGACGGCGCGGTGCGGTTGTGGGACGTGGCCAGTCGCGAAACCATCGCCGCCTTCACCGGCCGCACCGACCTCGTCTGGAGTATGGCCTTCAGCCCGGACGGGACGACCCTCGCCACCGGCGGGAATGCCAGGACGGCGCAGTTGTGGGACGTGGCCGGTCGCACAGCCACCGCCACCCTCACCGGCCTCACCGGCACCGTCCTCTCGGTGGCTTTCAGCCCGGACGGGGCGACCGTCGCCGTCGGCAGCAGCGACCACGCCGAAGGCACGGTGCGGTTGTGGGATGTGGCCGGCCGCACAACCACCGCCACCGCCATCCCCACCGGCACTGGCACTGTCGACTCGGTGGCCTTCAGCCCGGACGGGACGACCCTCGCCACCGGCGGCAGGGAAGAGAACTCGTCGCCGTCAAGAGGCGTGGTGCGGTTGTGGGATGTGGCCGGCCGTACAGCCACCGCCACCCTCGCCGGCCACGCCGGCGCTGTCATGTCGGTGGCCTTCAGCCCGGACGGAACGACCCTCGCCACCGGCAGCCTCGACAGGACCGCGCGGCTGTGGAACGTGGACAGCGGCACAACCGTCGCCACCTTCACCGGCCACGCCGGCGCTGTCATGTCGGTGGCCTTCAGCCCGGACGGAACGACCCTCGCCACCGGCAGCAAGGACGATACCGCGAAGTTGTGGCGAATCCCCTGA